The Monodelphis domestica isolate mMonDom1 chromosome 5, mMonDom1.pri, whole genome shotgun sequence DNA segment TTCCTTAATCTGGAGAAGTATGAGTAATTCTGAAGTTAGGGGCAGAGAGGTCCTGTTGATCACTGCTAACATGTTTTTCAATGGAGAGAATATTCAAATAGTGTATATCAAAATTAGACTGAATTACCTTCTGCATACATATGTAAGTATTTGGGATTGAGCAGTTCTCTGTGTAGCCTGTGAAGCTGGAGCCATACACCGCACAGGTTGCTTTTTCCATTGTAACCAAAGAAAGTCTGGGTAGGAAGTGGGTGAGGAGaacaagagagagggaggaaggagggaaagaagaagaaaaagagattcaTTATGTTTGGCCTACTGCAGATTAAACAAGAATACTAAATCACTTGCATTGGATTATCTCAAAACTCTAGGAGCCAACATGCATTTGCttacaaatattcatttaaaaatatgtaatgtgAAGGCCAAGGATCTTGAAAGAAATGGACTTGGGCATCACCATTATTTCTCTGGGTGcttatttactcatctataaaatgagaaggcaggactagatgacctctaaggttgtCTATATGTATGATCCTATAATTCCACATTGCCTTTTAGCATAGGGCTAGAGACAAAATAGtcatttaaataaatgcttttgaacTTGACTAAAAATAGAATCTGAAGCTACTAATTCCCATTCTGATGATCTCATTACAAATGAGATATCACCAATATGATTTTACTAAATTGTGCTCTGATTGGGAAATTTTGGAGTAATTGCTAATAGTGCTAACTGTTGGGCCAGAAAGTGAGGAATTAAATACTCAAGAAATAGTGATGCTGTCAGTATAAAATTAAACAAGATGAGAGGTCTACCTTCTGGCTGGTTGTTCCCTCTAAGAAGGTAGGAAGAGTTGttgctggtggagtagtgaattgatccagccattctggaaggtgatttggaattatacccaaagggctttaaaagaatgcctgtcctttgacccagccatagcactgctggatttgtaccccaaagagataataaggaaaaagacatgtacgaaaatattcatagttgtgctctttgtggtgacaaaaaattggaaaatgaggggatgcccttcaattggggaatggctgaacaaattgtggtatatgttagtgatggaatactactgtgctcaaaggaataatgaattggaggaattccatgtgaactggaatgacatccaggaactgatgcagagtgagaggagcagatccaggaaaacattgcacacagagatggatacactgtggtacaatcaaatgtaatggacttctccattagtggcaatgaaattattcaggacaattctgagggtcttctgagaaagaacactatccacatccagaaaaagaactgtaggagtagaaacacaggagaaaaacaactgcttgatcacatgggtcaatggggacatgattggggatgtagactatatgatcaccctattgcaagtactaataatatggcaataggtctggatcaatgatacatgtaaaacccagtggaattgttcattggctatgggagggggagggaaaaggggaaggaaagaacatgaatcatgtaaccatggaaaatattctaaagtaattaaataaataaacttaatttaaaaagaactatCTGCTGAGTGAAGAAATACAAAAGGCTAAAACTATTTACAGAAACTTAAGGACACAGGGATGTTCTTTAAGCTCCCAGTGTGATGGCAAAAGCTAGGCCCAATAGGTAAGAGTGATGGTCGTGGGTTTAGACTAGACCTGATATCCAAACCCCATCTCAGCCACTTGGTTATTTGATGCTGAAGACACTTATCCTCCtccagtctcaatttcctcatctgcaaaatgaagataatgcttCACAAGACTATTGAGAATGAAATGAGGTAACATGTATCGTAATTCACAAATCCTAAAGCTCcttgtaaatgctattattattattgattggtCTGAAGCTTTTGCCTTGCCCTCTTCTTCTTTGACTTTgagactctttttttcccctctctggtTACATAGCATTTGActttaaggaagaaaagataaaaatgataaagaagctgataataatagctaaaaaaCCTTCAAAGCTGAAAATAAACCTTCATAATAACATCTAACATTTGTATAAAACAGGAATTCTAGGGTTTTTTATGTGTATCAGGAACTCTTTTGGAAATCTGAAGTCCATGaacttctcagaatgatgttttaagtatataaaatgaaatgcaaaggaaataatgaaaaccagcaaccaaaatatttttgaaaacaagCTCACAGACCCCAGACAAGAACTCCTGAGTAGACCTTTAAGGTTAACAAAATGCTTTAGTTATATTCTCATTTGACCTTGACAGCAGCTCTGAGAATAGGTGTggttataatctccattttacagatgaggaaaaggcgACTGAGTGGGCACTCTTGTCTACAAACTGCTGTCAACCAGTAACTGTAGAGGAGACATATCAGTATTCTGAAGAGAAGACTGGAGAAACTCACCTAAATCAGTTCATTGTTCTTTAAACTCAAAGATCAATAACAAATTCATAGCGATTTACAATCTCCATTTATCCTCTGCTTTCATCTTCTAAGGTAAAGAACATGGATTTACTCTTCAGACAGGGAATGCTTTCCAAGTCTGCTCTTCTGGTTTATTAAAGTTGGCTTGTATTTCCCATTTCAGTAGCAAAATCCTGGTTTTCTTGGCCTTTACGGAGTCAcacatcctgactccaggtccattacTCTATCTACTACCCATCTGACTCTTTAATATGTTTCAAAATACTAGACACTTACTGGTGAGGAGAGAGAGGTGAGCCATCTTCCCACATCCAGGATTTACCAGATGTAGATTGTATTAAGCCCATCCAATAATATGATTTTATCATTGCAAGAAAATCCTgtttaaaatgagccagagaaggtaAAATGCATGAATTACTTTTTTGTGCAAGATGAATATCACAAATAAAGCTAGAGTTAATTATTTTCCACCAGTAAAATTTAAATCTCTACCtagttaattatattttaaaaaatacctttctctcgctgtctctgtctttctgtgtctctctctctgcctctatctgtTTCTCTCAGATAGAGAGATCGTTGTATTATGTGGTAAGGGGAATAAAATGTTCAAGGAAGATAccattagaaatgacaagacCAAATTACTTCTTATAAGGTTAATCGGAATCAGAGATAATTGTGGCCATATGAATACAATATGGGtggatcaaaaataaaaagcacaTACTTCTAACAGTTATATTTCCTGTGGACAATTTTATTCAATTGCAACAAAATGaaataactataaaaatgttCTATTGTATCTCCAAATGGCTTAACTTTATAGTTTGATTTAGTTTAATTGGATTTCTATAGAAACAGCGTCAGCATCCCAAGGTTATACTTACTCCGAGGCAGGGTGAATACATGGGAATTCCTATTACTAAAGTATTATGCTATTCACTAGGTGGAAGGAAGTTTGAAGCAAGCCATAAGAACAATTTAATCACAAAAACTAAAATAGAGAAGCTTAATTACTTGTAATTGAAAAGCATCAGCATGAATGAATTTAGTGCACCGAGGATAAAAAAAGCTGTCAATTGAGGGAAAAACTCTTAGATCAAATATCTCTTATAGAAGTCTGCTCTATCAGTTATATAGGGAAATAATTAAATGCATAAGAGCAAGCGAAATTTAACATTGTGGAAGTGATTAAAAGGATAGGAACaaaaagttctcaaaagaaaaatttcaagtgATTAACAACTGTGGGACAGACTGCTGCAAGTTATGAATAATGAGGTAAATGAAAAGCAAGGCAACACTGAGATTTTTGTTTCTTGCCTAGAAAATGGACAAAGGAAGAGTCAGTATTAAAAGATTCATAAAAAGATAAGCAATTAATAAACTCTAATGATAGAATACAACAAATGGCTCCAACTATTATGGAAAACAATTGAGAATCATGTACATAAAGTGACTAAAACATCTGCAACCTTTGAAGAGTTCAGAAAGCGAGGGATATCCTTCGAAGAGgatgaatacaaaaagaaatgaccCATGTAATAGAAgcactttttgtggcagcaaagaacttgaaagaaaGTCGATGCCCATCATTTGGTGCGTAGGGAAACCCACTTGGTATAATGAATggaatggtaagggttagaagAAACAAATAGGAAGAACTCAGAGAAACATGCAAAGAGTCATATTTTAttacaaagtaaaataagtagaaacaggaaaacaCTATGGACAATGACTAAACAATGTGAATGAAAAGAGCGACAATAAAAAGAATGCTATATAATTGTAATGAGAAAGCTAGCCCCAAagaatagatgagaaaataaCCCTCCTTCCCTTATTTGTAGAACTGGGGGACTACAGGTGTGGAGCATTGTGTATACTTTCAGGAGGGGAAATTTAAGTAAATATCTAACCTGGTCCTTTTTGTTATATATCCTAAGGAGACTGGAATTGTGGGATAGGCAGGAAGCTCGACTCTGATTCCAAGTTTTCATTTCATTAGAAAAGAAATAGCAGATATTTTTGTAACAAATCCAGTTCTCAGGACATGGGCCACAGTAAAAtccttgggggaaaaaagtgTATTATATCAACCCTAGAAAAactctttgtttttatatgacaTTTTCAATTGAATATCTTTCCCTAGGTAAAATTATTGTTTTACACTTTTGAAAAAGTGTAAAagaatccttgccttccatcttagaatcaatactgtgtattggttccaaagcagaagacctGTAgagtctaggcaattgggattaagtgacttgcccagagtcacacaactaagaaaggtctgaggccaaatttgaacccaggactgtctCCAAACCTAACTCTCTATCCACATAGCCAACAAGTTGcacctctccccactcccaccctggCATCCTCATACATCTAAATGGATTCTGTTCACTAAACATACCATAAATGGTCCAGATTGACCTGATAGTTCCCAGTTTTTGATCTAATAACATGTAAAAGAAATAACCTGTAGCTAAGAGCAAGATGAAAATATGACTTTGAATTAAATCAGATTGGTCCTCTACTGCTCTTTTTAACCCCAAAGCATGTCTACATCCTAAATTATCAACTCATAAAACTATAATTTCCACCTACTATTTGTGTTGAGTGGAGCCTTTGGGTTGGAACCTGTTATAGAAAGAACCATGATTATTAGGAATGTTGCAATATCATCACCTTCCccatcatcattttaaaaatcatcatattcatttcaaaatactttttgtGTTCAAATAGCTGAAATGACCATTTACTACATCTCAATATCTACCTTTGCTTTAACTTTTTCAAcactttctcttttagaattgacactaagtatcagttctaaggcagaagagcagtaagagcaggcaattggggttaagtgacttgtccagggtcacacagctaggcggtatctgaggtcatattcgaacccaggacctcccccctccccaatttcaAGATATGACTCTCTATCCAGAGTGACCTAGATGCCTCCGCTTTAACTTTTAACCACATTTATACTATGTACCTTAGTTTATGTTTTTGGAATATATGTTACTTAGTTTATGTTTTTGGAATATTTCTAGTTACTGTTACATTCTTTCAGTGTATATACTCTTTTTAGAGTTACACTTTTTAGTCATCTTACCTAAGTGCTTTAAGTAGAGTGAAATGGTGAAGTAtcaacctatttctttttgaaattacCTGAATCCATCTCAAAACCTTTTAGTGATAAAAATCTGCCCTGATGGAGAAACCATTCTTTATTCTATTTGAAAAGAcagacacaatttaaaaaatttcattcttcttcattttctttctctcacctcaAACACAAAGCCTATCTGGTAGATCAACCCTGGGTCTAAAATATGTCACTGGGCTACTTACTTGTCTCTTTGTATGTACACGTATATATGCATTATTAACAGCTTCTTTACAAAGTGGTGTCCATTCAgggataaaacatttaaaattattaaggaCATGTttgagatttatatatatatatatatatagtggcaAATCAATTTCAAATACCCTCATAATGTTTTGTTTCCCGCTATTTTATTGGAGCTTATTTCTATAGAGAGAGAatgtcataaaagaaaataaatgcctcTCCTTAACATTAGCATGATTCAGCTTTCTCTGCGTTACTTACAGTGAATGAGGATGGTGCCTAATATGGCCAGTGTCACAAAGAACCTTATCCCCATAGCCACTCCAATGAATCGACAGAGAAAAAGTGGTTCtaccaaaagaaaaatgagacaagTGAGCAAAAACACAGAGTAAAGGGGGTGAGAAGCCTTGGGATTGGGGCATTAATCTAGGACCCATACATCTGAACTGATTGAGcatgcaaacattaaagcactttttaaaaatggattttgatAAATTATCAGCTATTTCTGTGCCATTTGTCccaattttaaaattccattttgttcttttaaaaaataaaaacccttatcttcca contains these protein-coding regions:
- the KLRK1 gene encoding NKG2-D type II integral membrane protein, whose translation is MGIRFFVTLAILGTILIHCSNPKAPLNTNRFYCGPCPENWICYKNICYFFSNEMKTWNQSRASCLSHNSSLLRIYNKKDQDFLAMIKSYYWMGLIQSTSGKSWMWEDGSPLSPHQLSLVTMEKATCAVYGSSFTGYTENCSIPNTYICMQKHNSSFSSTLPLSTWGTYCST